The genomic segment GATCATCTCTATGGTTATCATTCCGCCGCTCATCATGGGGTCGATAAGTGGGAGTATAGCATCAATATTCTCTTCTGTATCGATTATTTCCACCACAAGGGGGAGGCTGGAGGACAGGGTGAGGGTTCTGGAGGAGTGTATCTCCCCCCTTGAGCCGTAGCCGTATATGCCCCGCAGAACGGTTGCGCCCGCTATACCCTGCTCACTGCACAGCTCGACAATGGCCTTATAGAGGGGCCTGCCGTCAATAGTGTCGTTTTCGCTGATGTAGATGCGAAGCATCTTCTGTTTACCGAGAAGCCCTGCCATGATGACCTCCTTGTTTTAAAGCCTTGCGATCCAGAATCCAAAAAGAGCGGCTGAAAGGCTGAGTATTACACTCCCTGCCGCATAGATGAATGCGTAGGCGTATGCTCCGTCCTCGACGAGGTGAAGGGTCTCCACGCTGAAGGTGGAGAAGGTTGTGAATGCGCCGAGGAAGCCCACGGCAGCGAAGAAGCGGAAGTTTTCACCGAGAGCGAGTTTATCCACCGAAACGGTGTAAAGGTATCCCAGCAGAAAGGAGCCGATGATGTTCACAGCCATGGTGCCGAAGGGGATTCTCGTTCCCACCAGCATCATGGTTCCCTTGGAAACGCCGTACCTAGATACCGCCCC from the Limisalsivibrio acetivorans genome contains:
- a CDS encoding DUF190 domain-containing protein, which encodes MAGLLGKQKMLRIYISENDTIDGRPLYKAIVELCSEQGIAGATVLRGIYGYGSRGEIHSSRTLTLSSSLPLVVEIIDTEENIDAILPLIDPMMSGGMITIEMINVLKYE
- the crcB gene encoding fluoride efflux transporter CrcB, with protein sequence MKILLIGLGGFLGAVSRYGVSKGTMMLVGTRIPFGTMAVNIIGSFLLGYLYTVSVDKLALGENFRFFAAVGFLGAFTTFSTFSVETLHLVEDGAYAYAFIYAAGSVILSLSAALFGFWIARL